One window of Opisthocomus hoazin isolate bOpiHoa1 chromosome 13, bOpiHoa1.hap1, whole genome shotgun sequence genomic DNA carries:
- the HIC2 gene encoding hypermethylated in cancer 2 protein, with amino-acid sequence MELPNHAKQLLLQLNQQRAKGFLCDVIIVVENALFRAHKNILAASSMYFKSLVLHDNLINLDTDMVNPTVFRQILDFIYTGKLLTTDQPGEQNFNALLTAASYLQLHDLAALCRKKLKRNGKSFAGKAGGLGVGRSARSQRLSTASVIQARYSGSNEGLKGSHSKELSKGKLSDDEVFISSSNQENCHSLSRGASKNGGGGSSANGSTGDQELGLDLSKKSPSLPVAASHDDTLHSESQHGSPQSASAPAANSASSFDESGVGAPHSMADSSDPMEMDLSEECHHSLTESSQRKGLRHSSRKKEWIKKDNAFDRKEGGKDRDEGEGLPNGILLGPLSKSVERSLAGAYGADLPYPCKEEVENGKENSDDSGQSESESGGHTSANYVYRQEGFEPVAYGDNLYVCIPCGKGFPSSEQLNAHVETHTEEDLYIKEEGTYGGKDEAEDLSNPNQSYSAESRPFKCSVCEKSYKDPATLRQHEKTHWLTRPFPCNICGKMFTQRGTMTRHMRSHLGLKPFACEECGMRFTRQYRLTEHMRVHSGEKPYECQLCGGKFTQQRNLISHLRMHTSPT; translated from the coding sequence ATGGAACTGCCAAATCATGCCAAACAACTGCTACTGCAGCTGAACCAGCAACGAGCCAAAGGTTTCCTCTGTGATGTGATCATTGTGGTAGAAAATGCCCTGTTTCGTGCCCATAAGAAcatcctggcagccagcagcatgTATTTCAAATCCCTTGTCCTGCATGACAACCTGATTAACTTAGACACGGACATGGTGAACCCCACCGTGTTCCGGCAGATCTTGGACTTTATTTATACTGGTAAGCTCTTAACGACTGACCAGCCCGGTGAACAGAACTTTAATGCTCTCCTCACCGCAGCAAGCTACCTCCAACTGCACGACCTGGCAGCTCTCTGCAGAAAGAAGCTGAAGCGGAACGGCAAGTCCTTTGCTGGCAAGGCTGGTGGCCTTGGTGTCGGGAGATCTGCCAGGAGTCAGAGACTTTCCACTGCTTCGGTCATCCAAGCTCGCTATTCAGGGTCAAATGAGGGGTTGAAGGGCTCGCACTCAAAGGAGCTGTCAAAGGGAAAGCTCTCCGATGATGAGGTCTTCATCAGCAGCTCCAACCAAGAGAACTGTCACTCCTTAAGCAGGGGAGCCAGTAAGAATGGCGGTGGGGGCAGCAGTGCAAATGGGAGCACCGGCGACCAGGAGCTAGGCCTCGACCTGTCCAAAAAAAGCCCATCGCTCCCTGTTGCAGCCTCCCACGATGACACGCTGCACAGCGAAAGCCAGCACGGCTCTCCCCAATCTGCCTCAGCCCCCGCAGCCAACAGTGCCTCATCGTTCGACGAGTCTGGAGTCGGAGCCCCTCACAGCATGGCGGACAGCAGCGACCCCATGGAGATGGATCTGAGCGAAGAGTGCCACCACTCGTTGACGGAGAGCAGCCAGCGGAAGGGCCTCCGGCACTCGTCCCGCAAGAAGGAGTGGATCAAGAAAGACAATGCCTTTGACCGAAAGGAGGGgggcaaagacagggacgagggtGAAGGGCTGCCCAATGGTATCCTGCTGGGGCCCTTGTCCAAGTCCGTGGAGCGGAGTCTGGCTGGGGCCTACGGCGCAGACCTACCCTACCCGTGCAAGGAGGAGGTGGAAAATGGTAAGGAGAACAGTGATGACAGTGGCCAGAGCGAGAGTGAGAGCGGCGGGCATACTAGTGCCAACTATGTCTACCGGCAGGAGGGGTTTGAGCCAGTGGCCTACGGTGACAACCTGTATGTCTGTATCCCCTGTGGCAAAGGCTTCCCCAGCTCCGAGCAGCTGAACGCCCACGTGGAGACGCACACTGAGGAAGACCTTTACATCAAGGAGGAAGGCACGTACGGTGGCAAGGATGAAGCCGAGGATTTGTCCAACCCCAACCAGTCTTACTCCGCGGAGTCCCGACCCTTCAAATGTTCAGTGTGTGAGAAGAGCTACAAGGATCCAGCCACGCTGCGGCAGCATGAGAAGACTCACTGGCTGACGCGGCCCTTCCCTTGCAACATCTGCGGCAAGATGTTCACGCAGCGGGGCACCATGACACGGCACATGCGCAGCCACTTAGGGCTCAAGCCCTTTGCTTGCGAGGAATGCGGGATGCGCTTTACCCGGCAGTACCGACTGACAGAGCATATGCGTGTCCACTCAGGAGAAAAACCTTACGAATGTCAACTGTGTGGTGGGAAATTCACCCAGCAGCGCAATCTGATCAGCCACCTGCGAATGCATACCTCTCCCACATAA